The Cucumis melo cultivar AY chromosome 5, USDA_Cmelo_AY_1.0, whole genome shotgun sequence genome has a segment encoding these proteins:
- the LOC103485903 gene encoding uncharacterized protein LOC103485903 isoform X4 yields the protein MTVAQFAMVEELAFLVKDNLPSKHLILSMEETFINFLHDETSSDGILELKPMDSYNRLLLHRLADIFGLGHVSAGEGDNRHLVLERYPESSIPSILVSDILWEYDEPQMSTIPHQLLRRKETSSASSAKSSPQRSLEERETAYLAVRERIFMTHIGEDNEPLKPKPRCDPAVARRMIAHALGQRVNSFPEDTNCHRKVQGGVANNAYIQARDSKLPNSTVESINKTISQSDQCMNLKNESDKTCNPNVSLARGSTAAKMKPDKSSPKASHDVDNEHLKREHLGAAKRMFSQALGKHCRKNESLQTRCGEAD from the exons ATGACTGTCGCCCAATTCGCCATG GTGGAGGAGTTGGCCTTTCTTGTTAAGGACAACCTCCCCAGCAAGCATCTTATTCTATCAATGGAAGAAACCTTCATCAACTTTCTTCACGATGAAACCAG TTCAGATGGAATCTTGGAGTTGAAACCAATGGATTCATACAACCGTCTTCTTTTGCATCGTCTTGCCGATATTTTTGG ACTTGGCCACGTATCAGCTGGTGAAGGTGATAATAGACACTTGGTTTTGGAGCGATACCCAGAGTCATCGAT ACCGTCCATTCTTGTGAGTGATATTCTGTGGGAGTATGATGAACCTCAAATGTCAACGATACCACACCAACTATTAAGGAGAAAGGAAACTTCTTCTG CAAGTTCAGCAAAATCATCTCCTCAACGTTCGCttgaagagagagaaacagCTTATCTGGCTGTCCGTGAGCGAATATTCATGACGCACATTGGAGAGGACAATGAACCCTTGAAACCAAAGCCACGCTGTGATCCTGCGGTTGCACGACGCATGATTGCACATGCACTGGGACAGCGAGTTAATTCATTTCCAGAGGATACTAATTGCCATCGCAAAGTGCAAGGAGGTGTAGCAAACAATGCATACATTCAAGCAAGAGATTCAAAGTTGCCTAATTCTACTGTGGAATCCATTAACAAAACCATTTCACAGTCGGATCAATGTATGAACTTGAAGAATGAGTCGGATAAGACTTGTAATCCAAACGTGTCATTGGCAAGGGGAAGTACTGCTGCCAAAATGAAACCTGACAAGAGTTCTCCGAAGGCAAGTCATGATGTCGACAATGAGCACTTAAAGAGAGAACATTTAGGAGCTGCAAAGAGGATGTTTTCTCAGGCTTTAGGCAAGCACTGCCGAAAGAATGAATCTCTTCAAACTCGTTGTGGGGAAGCAGATTAA
- the LOC103485903 gene encoding uncharacterized protein LOC103485903 isoform X3 yields MTVAQFAMVEELAFLVKDNLPSKHLILSMEETFINFLHDETSSSDGILELKPMDSYNRLLLHRLADIFGLGHVSAGEGDNRHLVLERYPESSIPSILVSDILWEYDEPQMSTIPHQLLRRKETSSASSAKSSPQRSLEERETAYLAVRERIFMTHIGEDNEPLKPKPRCDPAVARRMIAHALGQRVNSFPEDTNCHRKVQGGVANNAYIQARDSKLPNSTVESINKTISQSDQCMNLKNESDKTCNPNVSLARGSTAAKMKPDKSSPKASHDVDNEHLKREHLGAAKRMFSQALGKHCRKNESLQTRCGEAD; encoded by the exons ATGACTGTCGCCCAATTCGCCATG GTGGAGGAGTTGGCCTTTCTTGTTAAGGACAACCTCCCCAGCAAGCATCTTATTCTATCAATGGAAGAAACCTTCATCAACTTTCTTCACGATGAAACCAG CAGTTCAGATGGAATCTTGGAGTTGAAACCAATGGATTCATACAACCGTCTTCTTTTGCATCGTCTTGCCGATATTTTTGG ACTTGGCCACGTATCAGCTGGTGAAGGTGATAATAGACACTTGGTTTTGGAGCGATACCCAGAGTCATCGAT ACCGTCCATTCTTGTGAGTGATATTCTGTGGGAGTATGATGAACCTCAAATGTCAACGATACCACACCAACTATTAAGGAGAAAGGAAACTTCTTCTG CAAGTTCAGCAAAATCATCTCCTCAACGTTCGCttgaagagagagaaacagCTTATCTGGCTGTCCGTGAGCGAATATTCATGACGCACATTGGAGAGGACAATGAACCCTTGAAACCAAAGCCACGCTGTGATCCTGCGGTTGCACGACGCATGATTGCACATGCACTGGGACAGCGAGTTAATTCATTTCCAGAGGATACTAATTGCCATCGCAAAGTGCAAGGAGGTGTAGCAAACAATGCATACATTCAAGCAAGAGATTCAAAGTTGCCTAATTCTACTGTGGAATCCATTAACAAAACCATTTCACAGTCGGATCAATGTATGAACTTGAAGAATGAGTCGGATAAGACTTGTAATCCAAACGTGTCATTGGCAAGGGGAAGTACTGCTGCCAAAATGAAACCTGACAAGAGTTCTCCGAAGGCAAGTCATGATGTCGACAATGAGCACTTAAAGAGAGAACATTTAGGAGCTGCAAAGAGGATGTTTTCTCAGGCTTTAGGCAAGCACTGCCGAAAGAATGAATCTCTTCAAACTCGTTGTGGGGAAGCAGATTAA
- the LOC103485903 gene encoding uncharacterized protein LOC103485903 isoform X1, translating into MMDLGIPCLHTTLSMKAAATCFAEKGCLRVMKYAYLLKRSTTTMITFTPPPEVEELAFLVKDNLPSKHLILSMEETFINFLHDETSSSDGILELKPMDSYNRLLLHRLADIFGLGHVSAGEGDNRHLVLERYPESSIPSILVSDILWEYDEPQMSTIPHQLLRRKETSSASSAKSSPQRSLEERETAYLAVRERIFMTHIGEDNEPLKPKPRCDPAVARRMIAHALGQRVNSFPEDTNCHRKVQGGVANNAYIQARDSKLPNSTVESINKTISQSDQCMNLKNESDKTCNPNVSLARGSTAAKMKPDKSSPKASHDVDNEHLKREHLGAAKRMFSQALGKHCRKNESLQTRCGEAD; encoded by the exons ATGATGGATTTAGGAATACCATGTCTCCATACCACTTTATCAATGAAGGCTGCAGCTACTTGCTTTGCAGAAAAAGGATGTTTAAGAGTAATGAAATATGCGTACTTGCTCAAACGATCGACCACCACCATGATCACATTTACTCCCCCACCTGAG GTGGAGGAGTTGGCCTTTCTTGTTAAGGACAACCTCCCCAGCAAGCATCTTATTCTATCAATGGAAGAAACCTTCATCAACTTTCTTCACGATGAAACCAG CAGTTCAGATGGAATCTTGGAGTTGAAACCAATGGATTCATACAACCGTCTTCTTTTGCATCGTCTTGCCGATATTTTTGG ACTTGGCCACGTATCAGCTGGTGAAGGTGATAATAGACACTTGGTTTTGGAGCGATACCCAGAGTCATCGAT ACCGTCCATTCTTGTGAGTGATATTCTGTGGGAGTATGATGAACCTCAAATGTCAACGATACCACACCAACTATTAAGGAGAAAGGAAACTTCTTCTG CAAGTTCAGCAAAATCATCTCCTCAACGTTCGCttgaagagagagaaacagCTTATCTGGCTGTCCGTGAGCGAATATTCATGACGCACATTGGAGAGGACAATGAACCCTTGAAACCAAAGCCACGCTGTGATCCTGCGGTTGCACGACGCATGATTGCACATGCACTGGGACAGCGAGTTAATTCATTTCCAGAGGATACTAATTGCCATCGCAAAGTGCAAGGAGGTGTAGCAAACAATGCATACATTCAAGCAAGAGATTCAAAGTTGCCTAATTCTACTGTGGAATCCATTAACAAAACCATTTCACAGTCGGATCAATGTATGAACTTGAAGAATGAGTCGGATAAGACTTGTAATCCAAACGTGTCATTGGCAAGGGGAAGTACTGCTGCCAAAATGAAACCTGACAAGAGTTCTCCGAAGGCAAGTCATGATGTCGACAATGAGCACTTAAAGAGAGAACATTTAGGAGCTGCAAAGAGGATGTTTTCTCAGGCTTTAGGCAAGCACTGCCGAAAGAATGAATCTCTTCAAACTCGTTGTGGGGAAGCAGATTAA
- the LOC103485903 gene encoding uncharacterized protein LOC103485903 isoform X2 — MMDLGIPCLHTTLSMKAAATCFAEKGCLRVMKYAYLLKRSTTTMITFTPPPEVEELAFLVKDNLPSKHLILSMEETFINFLHDETSSDGILELKPMDSYNRLLLHRLADIFGLGHVSAGEGDNRHLVLERYPESSIPSILVSDILWEYDEPQMSTIPHQLLRRKETSSASSAKSSPQRSLEERETAYLAVRERIFMTHIGEDNEPLKPKPRCDPAVARRMIAHALGQRVNSFPEDTNCHRKVQGGVANNAYIQARDSKLPNSTVESINKTISQSDQCMNLKNESDKTCNPNVSLARGSTAAKMKPDKSSPKASHDVDNEHLKREHLGAAKRMFSQALGKHCRKNESLQTRCGEAD; from the exons ATGATGGATTTAGGAATACCATGTCTCCATACCACTTTATCAATGAAGGCTGCAGCTACTTGCTTTGCAGAAAAAGGATGTTTAAGAGTAATGAAATATGCGTACTTGCTCAAACGATCGACCACCACCATGATCACATTTACTCCCCCACCTGAG GTGGAGGAGTTGGCCTTTCTTGTTAAGGACAACCTCCCCAGCAAGCATCTTATTCTATCAATGGAAGAAACCTTCATCAACTTTCTTCACGATGAAACCAG TTCAGATGGAATCTTGGAGTTGAAACCAATGGATTCATACAACCGTCTTCTTTTGCATCGTCTTGCCGATATTTTTGG ACTTGGCCACGTATCAGCTGGTGAAGGTGATAATAGACACTTGGTTTTGGAGCGATACCCAGAGTCATCGAT ACCGTCCATTCTTGTGAGTGATATTCTGTGGGAGTATGATGAACCTCAAATGTCAACGATACCACACCAACTATTAAGGAGAAAGGAAACTTCTTCTG CAAGTTCAGCAAAATCATCTCCTCAACGTTCGCttgaagagagagaaacagCTTATCTGGCTGTCCGTGAGCGAATATTCATGACGCACATTGGAGAGGACAATGAACCCTTGAAACCAAAGCCACGCTGTGATCCTGCGGTTGCACGACGCATGATTGCACATGCACTGGGACAGCGAGTTAATTCATTTCCAGAGGATACTAATTGCCATCGCAAAGTGCAAGGAGGTGTAGCAAACAATGCATACATTCAAGCAAGAGATTCAAAGTTGCCTAATTCTACTGTGGAATCCATTAACAAAACCATTTCACAGTCGGATCAATGTATGAACTTGAAGAATGAGTCGGATAAGACTTGTAATCCAAACGTGTCATTGGCAAGGGGAAGTACTGCTGCCAAAATGAAACCTGACAAGAGTTCTCCGAAGGCAAGTCATGATGTCGACAATGAGCACTTAAAGAGAGAACATTTAGGAGCTGCAAAGAGGATGTTTTCTCAGGCTTTAGGCAAGCACTGCCGAAAGAATGAATCTCTTCAAACTCGTTGTGGGGAAGCAGATTAA
- the LOC103485904 gene encoding uncharacterized protein LOC103485904 isoform X1, with amino-acid sequence MSCPSNSFRYNGSLCACPPGQLLSRTNNSCILFSRTSAITTGRLQNYAVSFPETIFSFDSIRKITQSQAVFLEATLVMLLSWLFFCIFLRFMKLGDGRNIWFRIRWWVSRLDVCFATRHWLDDQRTVTKRKTELGGTFSIASWILFIGLFAALLYQIISKRSIEVHNVKAANAPDLVSFVNDIEFNITTVSTMSCANIRGLDTIVFGNPGFLEQKVMPLSSFANFSCQNRSEGPTISLKCERCRFIQDDVYISWQFVDLPNNPASAVGFEFNISANDHVQKNQESFVSGTLKNRSNFDDTPVTFRGKSANIVQFNLFPRIYSNKQDSKLMQPLFHEFVSGSSFQNTNDLQLSLENANDGLLNITLYINLLSSYIIEVESQNILGPVSFLADLGGLYCISVGIFFYLLVQFEYRIKKLRNEDSVMRKIRNRRKAQEHWNKLRKYVMYTWGCSALVGDYNDQSETSSCPNCIGQPSHKNGSSRKRHLRSGSSTAINFNIDVNGATKRTANQDMKTPKATATDQEMRMIATKQEQPLHHQVLGSTYEEKQRTVPFKGDSSQPVDFSRPEDIIPLPPLIGARITEGDLANVLCSVVISLILVCTSVPCVGTCTDEGKCISVPSVCILLNITNI; translated from the exons ATGTCATGTCCAAGTAATAGCTTCCGCTACAATGGCAGCCTCTGTGCATGCCCACCAGGCCAGCTTCTTAGTCGAACCAACAACAGCTGTATTCTATTCAGCCGCACTTCGGCCATTACTACAGGGCGGCTCCAGAACTATGCCGTTAGTTTCCCTGAGACAATATTCTCCTTTGATTCCATCAGGAAGATCACGCAGTCTCAGGCTGTGTTTCTTGAGGCCACTCTTGTCATGCTGCTTTCATGGCTCTTCTTCTGCATATTCCTTAGATTTATGAAGCTTGGAGATGGCAGAAATATCTGGTTCAGGATAAGATGGTGGGTTAGCAGATTGGATGTTTGCTTTGCTACAAGACATTGGCTG GATGACCAAAGGACAGTCACAAAACGTAAAACTGAACTTGGTGGAACGTTCTCAATAGCAAGTTGGATACTTTTCATTGGCCTGTTCGCTGC GTTGCTTTACCAAATCATATCTAAGCGAAGCATTGAAGTGCATAATGTGAAAGCAGCAAATGCACCAGACTTGGTTTCCTTTGTGAATGACATTGAATTCAATATAACCACAGTCTCTACTATGAGTTGTGCAAATATTCGTGGTCTTGATACTATCGTGTTTGGAAATCCTGGTTTTCTGGAACAGAAAGTAATGCCTCTGTCAAGTTTTGCAAACTTCTCCTGTCAAAACAGGAGTGAAGGCCCAACTATAAGTTTGAAGTGTGAAAGGTGTCGTTTCATTCAGGATGATGTTTATATCTCATGGCAGTTTGTTGATCTTCCAAATAATCCTGCAAGTGCTGTTGGATTTGAGTTTAACATATCTGCTAACGATCATGTTCAGAAGAATCAGGAAAGTTTTGTTAGTGGAACATTGAAAAATAGAAGTAATTTTGATGATACACCAGTTACGTTCAGAGGGAAGAGTGCAAATATAGTGCAGTTTAACCTATTTCCAAGAATATACAGTAATAAACAGGATTCCAAGCTCATGCAGCCCTTATTTCATGAGTTTGTTTCAGGTTCATCCTTTCAAAATACAAATGACCTCCAATTGTCCCTTGAAAATGCAAATGATGGACTACTCAACATCACCTTGTACATCAATCTTCTCTCCTCGTACATTATTGAGGTAGAGAGTCAAAACATTCTGGGCCCTG TTAGCTTCCTTGCAGATCTTGGTGGCTTATATTGCATTAGTGTTGGCATTTTTTTCTACCTTCTGGTGCAG TTTGAGTACAGAATTAAAAAACTCCGCAATGAAGACAGTGTTATGCGTAAAATTAGAAATCGAAGAAAAGCACAAGAACATTGGAATAAG ttGAGGAAATATGTAATGTATACATGGGGCTGCAGTGCACTGGTTGGTGATTATAATGATCAGTCAGAAACATCAAGTTGTCCCAACTGCATTGGTCAACCAAGTCATAAGAATGGATCCTCGCGCAAGCGACATTTAAGGAGTGGAAGTAGTACTGCTATCAACTTTAACATAGATGTAAATGGAGCTACCAAGAGG ACTGCTAATCAAGATATGAAAACTCCGAAGGCAACAGCTACTGACCAGGAAATGAGAATGATAGCAACCAAGCAAGAGCAA CCTCTGCACCATCAAGTACTTGGTTCTACCTATGAGGAGAAGCAACGGACCGTTCCATTCAAAGGAGATTCTTCACAACCTGTAGATTTTTCTCGTCCTGAAGATATTATTCCGCTACCACCTTTAATAG GCGCTCGGATAACCGAGGGAGACCTTGCCAATGTACTTTGCTCTGTTGTAATATCGTTGATATTGGTTTGTACCTCTGTACCATGTGTTGGAACATGTACTGATGAAGGAAAATGTATTTCTGTACCTAGTGTTTGTATTCTGCTCAATATTACAAATATATGA
- the LOC103485904 gene encoding uncharacterized protein LOC103485904 isoform X2, with translation MSCPSNSFRYNGSLCACPPGQLLSRTNNSCILFSRTSAITTGRLQNYAVSFPETIFSFDSIRKITQSQAVFLEATLVMLLSWLFFCIFLRFMKLGDGRNIWFRIRWWVSRLDVCFATRHWLDDQRTVTKRKTELGGTFSIASWILFIGLFAALLYQIISKRSIEVHNVKAANAPDLVSFVNDIEFNITTVSTMSCANIRGLDTIVFGNPGFLEQKVMPLSSFANFSCQNRSEGPTISLKCERCRFIQDDVYISWQFVDLPNNPASAVGFEFNISANDHVQKNQESFVSGTLKNRSNFDDTPVTFRGKSANIVQFNLFPRIYSNKQDSKLMQPLFHEFVSGSSFQNTNDLQLSLENANDGLLNITLYINLLSSYIIEVESQNILGPVSFLADLGGLYCISVGIFFYLLVQFEYRIKKLRNEDSVMRKIRNRRKAQEHWNKLRKYVMYTWGCSALVGDYNDQSETSSCPNCIGQPSHKNGSSRKRHLRSGSSTAINFNIDVNGATKRTANQDMKTPKATATDQEMRMIATKQEQPLHHQVLGSTYEEKQRTVPFKGDSSQPVDFSRPEDIIPLPPLIDFNDCSDVDMSNILKNMKSLYEYNVFLREKLLSTQSEVRALATKSAT, from the exons ATGTCATGTCCAAGTAATAGCTTCCGCTACAATGGCAGCCTCTGTGCATGCCCACCAGGCCAGCTTCTTAGTCGAACCAACAACAGCTGTATTCTATTCAGCCGCACTTCGGCCATTACTACAGGGCGGCTCCAGAACTATGCCGTTAGTTTCCCTGAGACAATATTCTCCTTTGATTCCATCAGGAAGATCACGCAGTCTCAGGCTGTGTTTCTTGAGGCCACTCTTGTCATGCTGCTTTCATGGCTCTTCTTCTGCATATTCCTTAGATTTATGAAGCTTGGAGATGGCAGAAATATCTGGTTCAGGATAAGATGGTGGGTTAGCAGATTGGATGTTTGCTTTGCTACAAGACATTGGCTG GATGACCAAAGGACAGTCACAAAACGTAAAACTGAACTTGGTGGAACGTTCTCAATAGCAAGTTGGATACTTTTCATTGGCCTGTTCGCTGC GTTGCTTTACCAAATCATATCTAAGCGAAGCATTGAAGTGCATAATGTGAAAGCAGCAAATGCACCAGACTTGGTTTCCTTTGTGAATGACATTGAATTCAATATAACCACAGTCTCTACTATGAGTTGTGCAAATATTCGTGGTCTTGATACTATCGTGTTTGGAAATCCTGGTTTTCTGGAACAGAAAGTAATGCCTCTGTCAAGTTTTGCAAACTTCTCCTGTCAAAACAGGAGTGAAGGCCCAACTATAAGTTTGAAGTGTGAAAGGTGTCGTTTCATTCAGGATGATGTTTATATCTCATGGCAGTTTGTTGATCTTCCAAATAATCCTGCAAGTGCTGTTGGATTTGAGTTTAACATATCTGCTAACGATCATGTTCAGAAGAATCAGGAAAGTTTTGTTAGTGGAACATTGAAAAATAGAAGTAATTTTGATGATACACCAGTTACGTTCAGAGGGAAGAGTGCAAATATAGTGCAGTTTAACCTATTTCCAAGAATATACAGTAATAAACAGGATTCCAAGCTCATGCAGCCCTTATTTCATGAGTTTGTTTCAGGTTCATCCTTTCAAAATACAAATGACCTCCAATTGTCCCTTGAAAATGCAAATGATGGACTACTCAACATCACCTTGTACATCAATCTTCTCTCCTCGTACATTATTGAGGTAGAGAGTCAAAACATTCTGGGCCCTG TTAGCTTCCTTGCAGATCTTGGTGGCTTATATTGCATTAGTGTTGGCATTTTTTTCTACCTTCTGGTGCAG TTTGAGTACAGAATTAAAAAACTCCGCAATGAAGACAGTGTTATGCGTAAAATTAGAAATCGAAGAAAAGCACAAGAACATTGGAATAAG ttGAGGAAATATGTAATGTATACATGGGGCTGCAGTGCACTGGTTGGTGATTATAATGATCAGTCAGAAACATCAAGTTGTCCCAACTGCATTGGTCAACCAAGTCATAAGAATGGATCCTCGCGCAAGCGACATTTAAGGAGTGGAAGTAGTACTGCTATCAACTTTAACATAGATGTAAATGGAGCTACCAAGAGG ACTGCTAATCAAGATATGAAAACTCCGAAGGCAACAGCTACTGACCAGGAAATGAGAATGATAGCAACCAAGCAAGAGCAA CCTCTGCACCATCAAGTACTTGGTTCTACCTATGAGGAGAAGCAACGGACCGTTCCATTCAAAGGAGATTCTTCACAACCTGTAGATTTTTCTCGTCCTGAAGATATTATTCCGCTACCACCTTTAATAG ATTTTAATGATTGTTCTGATGTCGACATGTCTAATATCTTGAAGAATATGAAAAGTTTGTACGAGTATAATGTATTTCTTAGAGAAAAGCTATTGTCAACTCAATCCGAGGTTCGTGCTTTAGCGACCAAGTCTGCAACGTAA
- the LOC103485904 gene encoding uncharacterized protein LOC103485904 isoform X3 produces the protein MSCPSNSFRYNGSLCACPPGQLLSRTNNSCILFSRTSAITTGRLQNYAVSFPETIFSFDSIRKITQSQAVFLEATLVMLLSWLFFCIFLRFMKLGDGRNIWFRIRWWVSRLDVCFATRHWLDDQRTVTKRKTELGGTFSIASWILFIGLFAALLYQIISKRSIEVHNVKAANAPDLVSFVNDIEFNITTVSTMSCANIRGLDTIVFGNPGFLEQKVMPLSSFANFSCQNRSEGPTISLKCERCRFIQDDVYISWQFVDLPNNPASAVGFEFNISANDHVQKNQESFVSGTLKNRSNFDDTPVTFRGKSANIVQFNLFPRIYSNKQDSKLMQPLFHEFVSGSSFQNTNDLQLSLENANDGLLNITLYINLLSSYIIEVESQNILGPVSFLADLGGLYCISVGIFFYLLVQFEYRIKKLRNEDSVMRKIRNRRKAQEHWNKLRKYVMYTWGCSALVGDYNDQSETSSCPNCIGQPSHKNGSSRKRHLRSGSSTAINFNIDVNGATKRTANQDMKTPKATATDQEMRMIATKQEQCFKKASGVCI, from the exons ATGTCATGTCCAAGTAATAGCTTCCGCTACAATGGCAGCCTCTGTGCATGCCCACCAGGCCAGCTTCTTAGTCGAACCAACAACAGCTGTATTCTATTCAGCCGCACTTCGGCCATTACTACAGGGCGGCTCCAGAACTATGCCGTTAGTTTCCCTGAGACAATATTCTCCTTTGATTCCATCAGGAAGATCACGCAGTCTCAGGCTGTGTTTCTTGAGGCCACTCTTGTCATGCTGCTTTCATGGCTCTTCTTCTGCATATTCCTTAGATTTATGAAGCTTGGAGATGGCAGAAATATCTGGTTCAGGATAAGATGGTGGGTTAGCAGATTGGATGTTTGCTTTGCTACAAGACATTGGCTG GATGACCAAAGGACAGTCACAAAACGTAAAACTGAACTTGGTGGAACGTTCTCAATAGCAAGTTGGATACTTTTCATTGGCCTGTTCGCTGC GTTGCTTTACCAAATCATATCTAAGCGAAGCATTGAAGTGCATAATGTGAAAGCAGCAAATGCACCAGACTTGGTTTCCTTTGTGAATGACATTGAATTCAATATAACCACAGTCTCTACTATGAGTTGTGCAAATATTCGTGGTCTTGATACTATCGTGTTTGGAAATCCTGGTTTTCTGGAACAGAAAGTAATGCCTCTGTCAAGTTTTGCAAACTTCTCCTGTCAAAACAGGAGTGAAGGCCCAACTATAAGTTTGAAGTGTGAAAGGTGTCGTTTCATTCAGGATGATGTTTATATCTCATGGCAGTTTGTTGATCTTCCAAATAATCCTGCAAGTGCTGTTGGATTTGAGTTTAACATATCTGCTAACGATCATGTTCAGAAGAATCAGGAAAGTTTTGTTAGTGGAACATTGAAAAATAGAAGTAATTTTGATGATACACCAGTTACGTTCAGAGGGAAGAGTGCAAATATAGTGCAGTTTAACCTATTTCCAAGAATATACAGTAATAAACAGGATTCCAAGCTCATGCAGCCCTTATTTCATGAGTTTGTTTCAGGTTCATCCTTTCAAAATACAAATGACCTCCAATTGTCCCTTGAAAATGCAAATGATGGACTACTCAACATCACCTTGTACATCAATCTTCTCTCCTCGTACATTATTGAGGTAGAGAGTCAAAACATTCTGGGCCCTG TTAGCTTCCTTGCAGATCTTGGTGGCTTATATTGCATTAGTGTTGGCATTTTTTTCTACCTTCTGGTGCAG TTTGAGTACAGAATTAAAAAACTCCGCAATGAAGACAGTGTTATGCGTAAAATTAGAAATCGAAGAAAAGCACAAGAACATTGGAATAAG ttGAGGAAATATGTAATGTATACATGGGGCTGCAGTGCACTGGTTGGTGATTATAATGATCAGTCAGAAACATCAAGTTGTCCCAACTGCATTGGTCAACCAAGTCATAAGAATGGATCCTCGCGCAAGCGACATTTAAGGAGTGGAAGTAGTACTGCTATCAACTTTAACATAGATGTAAATGGAGCTACCAAGAGG ACTGCTAATCAAGATATGAAAACTCCGAAGGCAACAGCTACTGACCAGGAAATGAGAATGATAGCAACCAAGCAAGAGCAA TGTTTTAAAAAGGCCTCTGGGGTATGCATCTAG